In Streptomyces durocortorensis, a genomic segment contains:
- a CDS encoding cation transporter encodes MTALPPGPTPARRDALARRIRLLVAATIVYNVIEAVVALTAGTIASSTALIGFGLDSVIEVSSAAAVAWQFSAREHAVREARERTALRIIALSFFTLAAYVAADAVRALTGSSEAERSLIGIGVAALSLAIMPFLSAAQRRAGRALGSASAVADSKQTLLCTYLSAVLLVGLVLNAALGWSWADPVAALAIAVIAVKEGRGAWRGKACCAPATPPPGVRSSLRKFTR; translated from the coding sequence ATGACCGCCCTGCCGCCGGGTCCCACCCCGGCCCGGCGGGACGCGCTCGCCCGCCGGATACGCCTGCTGGTAGCGGCCACCATCGTCTACAACGTGATCGAGGCGGTCGTCGCCCTCACCGCCGGAACGATCGCCTCCTCCACCGCACTGATCGGCTTCGGCCTGGACTCCGTCATCGAGGTCTCCTCGGCCGCCGCGGTCGCCTGGCAGTTCTCAGCCCGCGAGCACGCGGTCCGCGAGGCCCGGGAGCGCACCGCCCTGCGGATCATCGCCCTGTCGTTCTTCACGCTCGCCGCGTACGTCGCCGCCGACGCGGTCCGGGCACTGACGGGGAGCAGCGAAGCCGAACGCTCCCTCATCGGCATCGGCGTCGCTGCGCTGTCGCTCGCGATCATGCCGTTCCTGTCCGCCGCTCAGCGCAGGGCGGGACGCGCACTCGGGTCCGCCTCCGCCGTCGCGGACTCGAAGCAGACCCTCCTGTGCACGTACCTCTCCGCCGTTCTGCTCGTCGGCCTGGTCCTCAACGCCGCGCTCGGCTGGTCCTGGGCCGACCCCGTCGCAGCCCTCGCCATCGCCGTCATCGCGGTCAAGGAGGGCCGCGGTGCCTGGCGGGGCAAGGCCTGCTGCGCCCCTGCCACACCTCCGCCGGGAGTCAGGTCAAGCCTGCGCAAATTCACCCGTTAG
- a CDS encoding ArsR/SmtB family transcription factor, with protein sequence MLTVASDIEVLARFGRALADPIRCRLLLALREAPAYPSDLADALGISRTRLSNHLACLRDCGLVVTVPDGRRTRYELADERLGSALDDLRAAVVAVETDRVTCTDAETKGCC encoded by the coding sequence ATGCTGACTGTCGCCTCCGACATCGAGGTGCTCGCGCGGTTCGGCCGTGCGCTCGCCGACCCGATCCGCTGCCGCCTGCTGCTCGCTCTCCGCGAGGCCCCCGCGTACCCCTCCGACCTCGCCGATGCCCTGGGCATCTCGCGCACCCGGCTCTCCAACCACCTGGCCTGCCTGCGCGACTGCGGGCTGGTCGTCACCGTGCCCGACGGCCGCCGCACGCGCTACGAGCTGGCCGACGAACGCCTTGGCAGCGCACTGGACGACCTGCGCGCCGCCGTGGTGGCCGTCGAGACGGACCGCGTCACCTGCACGGACGCGGAGACCAAGGGCTGCTGCTGA
- a CDS encoding GntR family transcriptional regulator: MLAATSASVQPTPSSLKRPPAAERVYTHIKEAVLDRRYEGGTLLTEGDLADAVGVSRTPVREALLRLEVEGLIKLYPKKGALVLAVSAQEIKDVVETRLLVEEFAARKAVPASPQLIARLEQLLEEQRELAEDGDLAAVAVKDRCFHAEIVGHAGNEILSRLYDQLRDRQLRMGVAVMEAHPDRIEANITEHGELLSAIRAGDAEGAAQVVRRHVGRVRVLVRGEDR, encoded by the coding sequence ATGCTCGCCGCGACCTCCGCCTCCGTACAGCCGACGCCCTCCTCCCTCAAGCGCCCGCCCGCCGCCGAACGCGTCTACACGCACATCAAGGAAGCGGTCCTGGACCGTCGCTACGAGGGCGGGACGCTGCTCACCGAGGGGGATCTCGCGGACGCGGTCGGGGTGTCCCGGACGCCCGTGCGGGAGGCGCTGCTGCGGCTGGAGGTCGAGGGGCTGATCAAGCTCTACCCGAAGAAGGGCGCCCTCGTACTGGCCGTCTCCGCCCAGGAGATCAAGGACGTTGTGGAGACCCGGCTGCTGGTCGAGGAGTTCGCGGCGCGCAAGGCCGTGCCCGCGTCGCCGCAGTTGATCGCCCGGCTCGAACAGCTCCTGGAGGAGCAGCGGGAGTTGGCGGAGGACGGCGATCTGGCGGCCGTGGCCGTCAAGGACCGGTGCTTCCACGCCGAGATCGTGGGACACGCGGGCAACGAGATCCTCTCGCGCCTCTACGACCAGCTGCGCGACCGTCAGCTGCGGATGGGCGTCGCGGTGATGGAGGCCCACCCCGACCGGATCGAGGCCAACATCACCGAGCACGGCGAGCTGCTGTCGGCGATCCGGGCCGGGGACGCCGAGGGGGCCGCGCAGGTCGTGCGGCGCCACGTCGGCCGGGTGCGGGTGCTGGTCCGGGGTGAGGACCGGTGA
- a CDS encoding MFS transporter has product MSSAAPTLSLPGDPPGGRRAAWVWGIGVAVYFVAIIFRTSLGVAGLDAADRFDVNASALSTFSILQLLVYAGMQIPVGLMVDRLGTKKVLTIGAVLFTVGQLGFALAPSYGMALAARALLGCGDAMTFISVLRLGSRWFPARRGPLIGQVAALFGMAGNLVSTLFIARALHSYGWTTTFVGSSLAGVVVLVLLLLFLKDHPEGHEPPPAEHAGASYVRRQIAAAWREPGTRLGMWVHFTTQFPAMVFLLLWGMPFLVEAQELSRGTAGTLLTLVVLSNMVVGLVYGQIVARHHEARAPIALGTVATTALLWASAIFYPAEHTPMWLLVVLCLVLGACGPASMIGFDFARPANPPERQGTASGIVNMGGFIASMTTLFAVGVLLDATGDNYRVAFASVFVLEALGVTQILRLRRRTALRERDHHVVSRVEAVHVPA; this is encoded by the coding sequence GTGAGTTCGGCCGCCCCCACGCTCTCCCTGCCCGGCGATCCACCCGGGGGGCGGCGCGCCGCCTGGGTCTGGGGCATCGGCGTCGCCGTCTACTTCGTCGCCATCATCTTCCGTACGAGCCTGGGCGTCGCCGGACTCGACGCCGCCGACCGGTTCGACGTCAACGCCTCCGCGCTCTCCACCTTCTCCATCCTCCAGCTCCTCGTCTACGCGGGCATGCAGATACCCGTCGGGCTGATGGTCGACCGGCTCGGCACCAAGAAGGTCCTCACCATCGGGGCCGTCCTGTTCACCGTCGGCCAGCTGGGCTTCGCGCTCGCCCCCTCGTACGGGATGGCGCTGGCCGCCCGCGCCCTGCTCGGCTGCGGGGACGCGATGACGTTCATCAGCGTGCTGAGGCTCGGCAGCCGCTGGTTCCCGGCCCGGCGCGGGCCGCTGATCGGCCAGGTCGCCGCGCTGTTCGGGATGGCGGGCAACCTCGTCTCGACGCTGTTCATCGCGCGGGCCCTGCACAGCTACGGGTGGACCACGACCTTCGTCGGGAGCTCGCTGGCAGGCGTCGTGGTGCTGGTGCTGCTTCTGCTGTTCCTCAAGGACCACCCCGAGGGCCACGAGCCGCCGCCCGCCGAGCACGCGGGCGCCTCGTACGTACGCAGGCAGATCGCCGCCGCCTGGCGGGAGCCCGGCACGCGGCTCGGAATGTGGGTGCACTTCACCACCCAGTTCCCGGCGATGGTGTTCCTGCTGCTGTGGGGGATGCCGTTCCTCGTCGAGGCGCAGGAACTGAGCCGGGGAACGGCGGGCACGCTGCTCACGCTGGTCGTGCTGTCCAACATGGTGGTGGGGCTCGTCTACGGGCAGATCGTCGCCCGGCACCACGAGGCCCGGGCCCCGATCGCGTTGGGCACGGTGGCGACGACGGCCCTGCTCTGGGCCTCAGCGATCTTCTACCCGGCCGAGCACACGCCCATGTGGCTGCTGGTCGTGCTGTGCCTGGTCCTCGGCGCCTGCGGGCCCGCCTCGATGATCGGCTTCGACTTCGCCCGGCCGGCCAATCCGCCCGAGCGCCAGGGCACGGCTTCGGGGATCGTCAACATGGGTGGCTTCATCGCCTCGATGACCACGCTGTTCGCCGTCGGGGTGCTGCTGGACGCGACGGGCGACAACTACCGCGTCGCGTTCGCCTCCGTCTTCGTCCTGGAGGCGCTCGGCGTCACCCAGATCCTGCGGCTGCGCCGACGTACGGCGCTGCGGGAACGCGACCACCATGTGGTCAGCCGTGTCGAGGCCGTGCACGTGCCCGCGTAG
- a CDS encoding maleylpyruvate isomerase family mycothiol-dependent enzyme — MTVHPSLQNYADAATHSIEAIAELVAPLAESEWNRRTPCPGWSVRDIVSHVIGMECEMLGDPRPIHTLPRDLYHVQSDFARYMEMQVDVRRHHTAPEMTSELEYVLIRRARQLRNESRTPETMVRAPLGAEQTLEVALHMRAFDVWVHEQDLRTTLGQPGNLDSPGALIARDTLLLGLPKVVAKNAGAPANSAVVFDVHGPVEFLRTVRVDAEGRGSIDGAPSLGPAATLSLDWETYVRLACGRVRPAAVADRIKIEGDQELAAAILDNFAVTP, encoded by the coding sequence GTGACCGTCCATCCCAGCCTCCAGAACTACGCAGACGCCGCGACCCACTCCATCGAGGCGATAGCCGAGCTGGTGGCGCCCCTCGCCGAGAGCGAGTGGAACCGCCGTACGCCCTGCCCGGGATGGTCGGTGCGCGACATCGTGTCGCACGTCATCGGCATGGAGTGCGAGATGCTCGGCGATCCCCGCCCGATCCACACCCTGCCGCGCGACCTCTACCACGTGCAGAGCGACTTCGCCCGCTACATGGAGATGCAGGTCGACGTCCGGCGTCACCACACCGCCCCGGAGATGACCTCCGAGCTGGAGTACGTCCTCATCCGCCGGGCCCGGCAGCTCCGCAACGAGTCGCGCACCCCCGAGACCATGGTGCGCGCCCCGCTCGGCGCCGAGCAGACCCTCGAAGTGGCGCTGCACATGCGGGCCTTCGACGTCTGGGTGCACGAGCAGGACCTGCGCACGACGCTCGGGCAGCCGGGCAACCTCGACTCCCCCGGCGCGCTGATCGCCCGGGACACCCTGCTCCTCGGGCTGCCGAAGGTGGTCGCCAAGAACGCGGGCGCCCCCGCCAATTCGGCGGTCGTCTTCGATGTGCACGGTCCGGTGGAGTTCCTGCGGACGGTACGCGTCGACGCCGAGGGCCGCGGTTCGATAGACGGCGCGCCGTCGCTCGGCCCCGCCGCGACGCTGTCGCTCGACTGGGAGACGTACGTCCGCCTCGCCTGCGGCCGGGTCCGTCCCGCGGCCGTCGCCGACCGGATCAAGATCGAGGGCGATCAGGAGCTGGCCGCCGCGATCCTGGACAACTTCGCCGTCACGCCGTAG
- a CDS encoding carbon-nitrogen family hydrolase, whose protein sequence is MRASLIQIAVDLEESVNSRRERVASLVTAQRGVDLVVLPELWPVGAFAYQAFAEEAEPLQGPTHDVMAKAAAEAGVWLHAGSFVERAEDGTLYNTSLVFSPQGERSAVYRKIHRFGFDQGEAVMMGAGEELVTVTLPQTTLGLATCYDLRFPEQFRGLVDAGAETLVVAAGWPERRRAHWTLLAQARAVENQAYVLALGTAGTHADVPQAGHSIVVDPWGEVLAEAGPDEEILTVEFDPSKVHTTREQFPALKDRRLGLTPPRL, encoded by the coding sequence GTGCGCGCCTCCCTCATCCAGATCGCAGTAGACCTGGAGGAATCGGTCAATTCCCGCCGGGAGCGGGTGGCCTCTCTGGTCACCGCCCAGCGGGGAGTCGACCTGGTGGTCCTCCCCGAGCTGTGGCCGGTCGGCGCCTTCGCCTACCAGGCCTTCGCCGAGGAGGCCGAACCCCTTCAGGGCCCCACCCACGACGTGATGGCGAAAGCGGCCGCCGAGGCGGGCGTCTGGCTGCACGCCGGTTCGTTCGTCGAGCGCGCCGAGGACGGCACGCTCTACAACACCAGCCTCGTCTTCTCCCCCCAGGGAGAGCGCTCGGCGGTGTACCGCAAGATTCACCGCTTCGGCTTCGACCAGGGCGAGGCGGTCATGATGGGCGCGGGTGAGGAACTGGTGACCGTCACCCTGCCGCAGACGACCCTGGGCCTCGCCACCTGCTACGACCTCCGCTTCCCGGAACAGTTCCGCGGGCTCGTCGACGCGGGCGCCGAGACGCTCGTCGTGGCGGCGGGCTGGCCCGAGCGCCGCCGCGCCCACTGGACGCTCCTGGCCCAGGCCCGCGCAGTGGAGAACCAGGCGTACGTCCTCGCCCTCGGCACGGCGGGCACCCACGCGGACGTCCCGCAGGCCGGGCACAGCATCGTCGTCGACCCCTGGGGCGAGGTGCTGGCCGAGGCCGGACCGGACGAGGAGATCCTCACCGTCGAGTTCGACCCGTCGAAGGTCCACACGACCCGGGAACAGTTCCCGGCCCTGAAGGACCGCCGCCTGGGGCTGACGCCGCCGCGCCTCTGA
- a CDS encoding LURP-one-related/scramblase family protein, producing the protein MRLVVRERLFAIGDDYWIEDTEGRKVFLVDGKAMRLRDTFELKDADGRVLIELRQKLISLRDTMLIERGGEELAKVKRKRLSLLRNHYRVTLVDGTELDVSGKILDREFAIEYDGELLAQISRRWLTIRDTYGIDVVRDDADTALLIGVAMCVIVLADKETEG; encoded by the coding sequence ATGAGACTTGTTGTGCGGGAGCGGCTGTTCGCCATCGGTGACGACTACTGGATCGAGGACACCGAGGGCCGCAAGGTGTTCCTGGTCGACGGCAAGGCGATGCGGCTGCGCGACACCTTCGAGCTCAAGGACGCCGACGGCCGGGTCCTGATCGAGCTGCGCCAGAAGCTGATCAGCCTGCGCGACACGATGCTCATCGAGCGCGGCGGCGAGGAGCTGGCCAAGGTCAAGCGCAAGCGGCTGTCCCTGCTCCGCAACCACTACCGCGTGACGCTGGTGGACGGCACGGAGCTGGACGTCAGCGGCAAGATCCTGGACCGAGAGTTCGCCATCGAGTACGACGGCGAACTGCTGGCCCAGATCTCGCGCCGCTGGCTGACGATCCGGGACACGTACGGCATCGACGTCGTCCGCGACGACGCCGACACCGCGCTGCTCATCGGAGTGGCGATGTGCGTGATCGTGCTGGCGGACAAGGAGACCGAGGGCTGA
- a CDS encoding NHL domain-containing thioredoxin family protein, protein MATRARVRAPELIGKGGWLNTGDRQYTLADLRGRIVILDFWTFCCVNCLHVLDELRELEEKHRDTVVIIGVHSPKFVHEAEHQAVVDAVERYEVHHPVLDDPELATWKQYAVRAWPTLVVIDPEGYVVAQHAGEGHAHAIEKLVAELEAEHAAKGTLRRGDGPYVAPEPVATHLRFPGKALLLPDGGFLVSDTTRHRLVELDADGETVRRHFGTGERGLGDGGPDEARFSEPQGLAALPDGRIAVADTVNHAIRALDLTTGVTTTLAGTGRQWWQGNPTSGPAREVDLSSPWDIAWFGDRLWIAMAGVHQLWTYDPEGRTVRVAAGTTNEGLVDGPAAEAWFAQPSGLAVSADGERLWVADSETSALRYVDRDGNVHTAVGTGLFDFGHRDGAAGQALLQHPLGVTALPDGSVAISDTYNHALRRYDPASGEVTTLATDVREPSDALLVDGDLVVVESARHRLTRLRLPEEAVRVAEQAHRTQRAATEIAPGTLRLDVVFQAPAGQKLDTRYGPSTRLLVSATPPELLADGVGAGTDLGRDLVLADEVTEGVLHVSAMAASCDDDPANGYPACHVHQQDWGVPVRVTADGTARLALVLAGMDSPA, encoded by the coding sequence ATGGCAACACGTGCACGCGTCCGCGCCCCCGAACTCATCGGCAAGGGCGGCTGGCTGAATACAGGCGACCGGCAGTACACCCTCGCTGACCTGCGAGGGCGCATCGTCATTCTCGACTTCTGGACGTTCTGCTGTGTGAACTGTCTGCACGTCCTGGACGAGCTGCGCGAGCTGGAGGAGAAGCACCGCGACACCGTGGTGATCATCGGCGTCCACTCGCCGAAGTTCGTCCATGAGGCCGAGCACCAGGCCGTCGTGGACGCCGTGGAGCGCTATGAGGTCCACCATCCTGTCCTCGACGATCCCGAGCTGGCCACCTGGAAGCAGTACGCCGTACGGGCCTGGCCGACGCTCGTCGTCATCGACCCCGAGGGCTATGTCGTCGCCCAGCACGCGGGCGAGGGGCACGCCCACGCCATCGAGAAGCTCGTTGCGGAGCTGGAGGCCGAGCACGCCGCCAAGGGCACGCTCCGCCGCGGCGACGGCCCCTACGTCGCGCCCGAGCCCGTCGCCACGCATCTGCGCTTCCCGGGCAAGGCGCTGCTCCTGCCCGACGGGGGCTTCCTCGTCTCCGACACCACCCGGCACCGTCTGGTCGAGCTGGACGCCGACGGCGAGACCGTACGGCGGCACTTCGGGACGGGCGAGCGCGGTCTCGGCGACGGAGGCCCGGACGAGGCCCGGTTCAGCGAACCGCAGGGGCTCGCTGCCCTCCCCGACGGGCGCATCGCCGTCGCGGACACCGTCAACCACGCGATCCGGGCCCTCGACCTCACGACCGGAGTGACCACCACCCTCGCCGGGACCGGCCGGCAGTGGTGGCAGGGGAATCCGACCAGCGGTCCGGCGCGCGAGGTGGACCTCTCCTCGCCGTGGGACATCGCCTGGTTCGGCGACCGGCTGTGGATCGCCATGGCGGGCGTGCACCAACTGTGGACGTACGACCCCGAGGGCCGGACCGTGCGTGTCGCCGCCGGGACCACCAACGAAGGGCTGGTCGACGGACCGGCCGCCGAGGCCTGGTTCGCCCAGCCGTCCGGGCTGGCCGTCTCCGCCGACGGCGAGCGGCTCTGGGTCGCCGACTCGGAGACCTCCGCGCTGCGGTACGTCGACCGCGACGGGAACGTCCACACGGCCGTCGGCACCGGGCTCTTCGACTTCGGCCACCGCGACGGGGCCGCCGGCCAAGCGCTCCTGCAACATCCGCTCGGCGTGACCGCGCTGCCCGACGGGTCCGTCGCGATCAGCGACACGTACAACCACGCGCTGCGCCGCTACGACCCGGCCTCAGGCGAGGTCACCACCCTCGCCACCGATGTCCGCGAGCCCAGCGACGCGTTGCTGGTCGACGGCGACCTGGTCGTCGTCGAGTCCGCCCGCCACCGGCTGACCCGGCTCCGCCTGCCCGAGGAGGCGGTCCGGGTCGCCGAACAGGCGCACCGCACCCAGCGGGCGGCCACCGAGATCGCCCCGGGAACCCTCCGTCTCGATGTGGTCTTCCAGGCGCCCGCCGGTCAGAAGCTGGACACCCGCTACGGGCCCTCGACCCGGCTGCTGGTCTCCGCGACCCCGCCCGAGCTGCTGGCGGACGGGGTCGGCGCGGGCACCGACCTGGGGCGTGACCTGGTCCTCGCGGACGAGGTCACCGAGGGCGTCCTGCACGTCTCCGCGATGGCGGCGTCCTGCGACGACGACCCGGCCAACGGGTACCCGGCCTGCCATGTCCACCAGCAGGACTGGGGCGTTCCGGTGCGCGTCACCGCCGACGGCACCGCCCGGCTGGCGCTGGTCCTGGCAGGGATGGACAGCCCTGCCTGA
- a CDS encoding DUF4232 domain-containing protein yields the protein MRNHRNRSTVLAAAATAVLALALTACGGDGTGTKSAGPAGSGSVTVAAQTPESGKAADDAEETGTTGSVEAGTGTEQAASTARNSGTASTTGSTVGTSQASAPLCTAQGLKITAERQDGPPYTHLTLTAKNTSGAGCEMKEYPHIHFLDNARGIVPPVAKSRPEAPVILEPGQSAYAAVRMSEGGRKESTETVKEFTVTLKANGGGMAVVKSPAPEGLAVNPQKWATGYWTTELRNGADEF from the coding sequence GTGCGCAACCACCGCAACCGCAGCACCGTTCTGGCCGCCGCGGCCACCGCCGTCCTGGCCCTCGCCCTCACCGCCTGCGGCGGGGACGGCACCGGCACCAAGTCCGCCGGTCCGGCCGGCAGTGGCTCCGTGACGGTCGCCGCACAGACCCCCGAGTCCGGGAAGGCCGCGGACGACGCCGAGGAGACCGGCACGACGGGGTCCGTCGAAGCGGGCACCGGCACCGAACAGGCCGCCAGCACGGCCAGGAACTCCGGCACGGCAAGCACCACCGGCTCCACCGTCGGCACTTCCCAGGCCTCCGCCCCCCTCTGCACCGCGCAGGGCCTGAAGATCACCGCCGAGCGGCAGGACGGCCCGCCCTACACCCACCTCACGCTGACCGCGAAGAACACCTCCGGCGCCGGCTGCGAGATGAAGGAGTACCCGCACATCCACTTCCTGGACAACGCTCGCGGCATCGTCCCGCCCGTAGCCAAGAGCAGGCCGGAGGCCCCGGTGATCCTGGAGCCGGGTCAGTCCGCCTATGCCGCGGTGCGCATGTCCGAGGGCGGCCGGAAGGAGAGCACCGAGACGGTGAAGGAGTTCACGGTGACGCTGAAGGCCAACGGCGGCGGGATGGCGGTCGTGAAGTCTCCCGCCCCCGAAGGCCTCGCCGTCAACCCGCAGAAGTGGGCCACCGGTTACTGGACCACCGAGCTGCGCAACGGCGCCGACGAGTTCTGA
- a CDS encoding AfsR/SARP family transcriptional regulator, translating into MEFRLLGTVSVETHAGPLPLGPAKRRSLLAALLMSANTPVSIGRLTDSLWDDEPPRHARSVIQGHVSRLRALLAGAEAYGVELVTLDDAYVLRMPETLLDSQRFEELLLLAREQRSPTDTVLMLKEALSLWQGPALGGALAGPLLRAAAHSLEESRLTALEHLARAYGALGEHHHAAALLAAETTAHPLRESLAAALMLALYRSGRQSEALDRFHHTRRLLADELGIDPGQELADAYALILRGTPERAATDAVSEVDGGAGTDDVLEANGAAGADRVLRHGSVPAPRPTPVLGDESTPRFPPERPSGPAPAPGGGDGPGPRLVPTTVPVPMGGPGPEASAPADLLPRAPRGFHGRGPELAALTRAAAGEGPVCLVTGPAGVGKTTLALQWAHRGPDLFPDGRLFADLRGFSEPGETGEAAHIDVLREFLLALGVAPRRVPESVPAAAALFRSLTNRRRLLVILDNARDSATVRPLLPGGSGCVTLVTSRHRLEGLIASDAARPVPVDTLEPHDGTALLAGVLGEERVRAEPVAARRLAELCGGLPLALRVTAARLAGRPRWTLAAMADELADEHGRLACLDVDDTGVAAALRLTVQHLPPDAVHQFARLGHHPGSRFDPYAAAALAGTDPVTAAAALERLAAAHLVAETAPGRWVLHDLVRLYARGLAPAAGPEALADVLDHYIATALAAADTAEPGGEPCFVLPDDYRRPTSVRDFADRTEAMRWLAAERDDLALAAAAARDAGLHDRAWRIILLQWPQVVWRVRDSWAPLLELALDSARAGKDTYAESRVLTLLGWVLTEEGRTAEASALLERSPLLAREADDPLGEATALINLAVVQAELGDLDTAQEGCLRAVELARTEADRHTEMLGLQHLARMRLTAGRPEEALVSARTALDLGPEHEEVARRTLLLAISGEARLALGEEDEGIRLLDLAAEEAERAGYDEGAVRALAALLRVTARTDYRRRHEQALRRLSDEG; encoded by the coding sequence GTGGAGTTCCGGCTGCTCGGCACGGTCTCTGTCGAAACGCACGCCGGGCCGCTGCCGCTCGGGCCCGCCAAACGGCGCAGCCTGCTGGCCGCGCTTCTGATGTCGGCCAACACCCCTGTATCCATCGGCAGGCTGACGGACTCCCTCTGGGACGACGAGCCCCCACGGCATGCCCGCAGCGTCATCCAGGGGCACGTCTCCCGGCTTCGCGCGCTGCTGGCGGGCGCGGAGGCATACGGGGTCGAGCTCGTCACGCTCGACGACGCGTATGTCCTGCGGATGCCGGAAACCCTGCTGGACTCCCAGCGGTTCGAGGAGCTGCTGCTGCTGGCTCGGGAGCAGCGTTCCCCCACCGACACGGTCCTGATGCTCAAGGAAGCCCTCTCCCTGTGGCAGGGCCCGGCGCTCGGCGGAGCTCTCGCCGGGCCGCTGCTGAGAGCGGCCGCGCACTCGCTGGAGGAGTCCCGGCTGACGGCACTGGAGCATCTGGCCCGTGCGTACGGGGCCTTGGGCGAGCACCACCACGCGGCGGCCCTGCTGGCGGCGGAGACGACGGCCCACCCGCTGCGGGAGTCGCTGGCCGCGGCGCTGATGCTGGCTCTGTACCGGTCCGGGCGCCAGTCGGAGGCGCTGGACCGCTTCCACCACACGCGACGGCTGCTCGCGGACGAGCTGGGCATCGACCCGGGCCAGGAACTCGCCGACGCGTACGCGCTGATCCTGCGCGGGACGCCCGAGCGCGCGGCCACGGACGCCGTGTCCGAGGTGGACGGTGGGGCCGGGACGGACGATGTGCTGGAGGCGAACGGTGCGGCCGGGGCTGACCGTGTGCTCAGGCACGGAAGCGTCCCCGCACCCCGGCCCACGCCCGTGCTCGGGGACGAATCCACGCCCCGGTTCCCGCCCGAGCGCCCGAGCGGTCCCGCACCCGCGCCCGGAGGCGGGGACGGCCCCGGGCCACGGCTCGTGCCGACGACCGTGCCGGTGCCCATGGGCGGCCCCGGACCCGAGGCATCCGCCCCCGCCGACCTCCTGCCCCGGGCCCCCCGCGGCTTCCACGGGCGCGGGCCCGAACTGGCCGCGCTCACCCGGGCGGCAGCGGGCGAGGGGCCCGTCTGCCTGGTCACCGGGCCCGCCGGGGTGGGCAAGACCACGCTGGCCCTCCAATGGGCGCACCGCGGCCCCGATCTCTTCCCGGACGGACGGCTCTTCGCCGATCTGCGCGGGTTCAGCGAGCCCGGGGAGACCGGGGAAGCCGCGCACATCGACGTACTGCGGGAGTTCCTCCTCGCGCTCGGTGTCGCACCCCGCCGCGTTCCGGAGTCCGTCCCGGCGGCCGCCGCGCTCTTCCGGTCGCTGACGAACCGGCGCAGACTGCTGGTGATCCTCGACAACGCCCGCGACTCCGCCACCGTAAGGCCGCTGCTCCCAGGCGGCAGCGGCTGCGTCACGCTGGTCACCAGCCGCCATCGGCTGGAGGGGCTGATCGCGTCGGACGCCGCCCGGCCCGTCCCGGTCGACACTCTCGAACCCCACGACGGGACGGCCCTGCTCGCCGGTGTGCTCGGCGAGGAACGGGTCCGCGCCGAACCGGTGGCGGCCCGCCGGCTCGCCGAGCTCTGCGGCGGACTGCCGCTCGCCCTGCGCGTCACCGCCGCCCGGCTGGCCGGACGCCCGCGCTGGACGCTCGCCGCGATGGCCGACGAACTGGCCGACGAACACGGCCGGCTGGCCTGCCTCGACGTGGATGACACCGGGGTCGCGGCCGCCCTGCGGCTGACCGTCCAGCACCTGCCGCCCGACGCGGTCCACCAGTTCGCCCGGCTCGGTCACCATCCCGGCTCCCGCTTCGACCCGTACGCGGCCGCCGCACTGGCGGGGACGGACCCGGTCACCGCCGCCGCCGCGCTGGAGCGGCTGGCCGCGGCCCACCTCGTCGCCGAGACCGCCCCCGGGCGCTGGGTGCTGCACGACCTGGTGCGCCTGTACGCGCGCGGCCTCGCCCCGGCCGCCGGGCCCGAGGCCCTGGCAGACGTCCTCGACCACTACATCGCCACCGCCCTGGCCGCCGCCGACACCGCGGAGCCCGGCGGTGAGCCCTGCTTCGTCCTGCCGGACGACTACCGCCGGCCCACCTCCGTACGGGACTTCGCCGACCGTACGGAGGCGATGCGCTGGCTGGCCGCCGAACGCGACGACCTGGCGCTGGCCGCGGCCGCCGCCCGGGACGCCGGTCTCCACGACCGGGCCTGGCGGATCATCCTGCTCCAGTGGCCGCAGGTGGTGTGGCGGGTACGGGACAGCTGGGCCCCGCTGCTGGAGCTGGCGCTGGACTCGGCGCGCGCGGGCAAGGACACGTACGCCGAATCCCGGGTACTCACCCTGCTCGGCTGGGTGCTGACGGAGGAGGGCCGGACCGCCGAGGCCTCAGCCCTGCTGGAGCGCTCGCCACTGCTCGCCCGCGAGGCCGACGACCCGCTGGGCGAGGCGACCGCGCTGATCAACCTGGCAGTCGTCCAGGCCGAACTGGGCGATCTGGACACGGCACAGGAGGGGTGCCTACGGGCCGTCGAGCTGGCCCGTACGGAGGCGGACCGGCACACCGAGATGCTCGGCCTCCAGCACCTCGCCCGGATGCGGCTCACCGCAGGCCGCCCCGAGGAGGCCCTCGTGTCCGCCCGGACGGCTCTCGACCTGGGCCCCGAGCACGAGGAGGTGGCCCGCCGGACCCTGCTGCTGGCCATCAGCGGCGAGGCGCGCCTCGCGCTCGGCGAGGAGGACGAGGGCATACGGCTGCTGGACCTGGCGGCGGAGGAGGCGGAACGCGCCGGCTACGACGAGGGGGCCGTACGGGCACTGGCGGCGCTGCTGCGCGTGACGGCGCGGACGGACTACCGGCGACGGCACGAACAGGCGCTCAGGCGGCTCTCCGACGAGGGATGA